A region of Ornithodoros turicata isolate Travis chromosome 5, ASM3712646v1, whole genome shotgun sequence DNA encodes the following proteins:
- the LOC135395243 gene encoding hsp70-binding protein 1-like yields the protein MADNTCRQLVLVEREPNREPGRSPDRQHDGDLDPDRIQWLKNAMDEIIVNPYDEMVRCLQIIRRSLAECKRIGQILVTCLANVEQYIDIVDYAKDFEKMGGFLVVPDLLDFPNSTVRIAVCCLVAELVQNNTRCQRAALLTLPKLVRLLSTEPEEEVQVKALYAVSCMIRQNTDAYGQFEKLGGASLLSQVVFHCQYDKLRTKACFLVSALCDQEESFRMALLSSGFVADVTRLLPQLNCTSREYTLSTLLELAKKSPDAVMPHLDTDLECTLRHFLDEHGGMDQYEEEVEYSRELLKIIAGSKAPAAST from the coding sequence ATGGCAGATAACACCTGCCGACAGCTAGTCCTGGTAGAACGCGAGCCAAACCGTGAGCCCGGTCGCTCACCGGACCGCCAGCATGATGGTGACCTCGACCCCGACCGCATTCAATGGCTCAAGAACGCCATGGACGAAATCATCGTGAACCCTTACGACGAAATGGTACGATGcctccaaattatccgcagatCCCTGGCGGAATGCAAGAGGATCGGCCAGATCCTTGTCACCTGCTTGGCCAACGTGGAACAGTACATCGATATTGTAGACTACGCCAAGGACTTTGAGAAGATGGGAGGCTTCCTCGTGGTCCCCGATCTCCTGGACTTCCCGAATTCAACCGTCCGCATTGCTGTCTGCTGCCTTGTGGCGGAGTTGGTGCAGAACAACACCCGCTGTCAGAGGGCAGCACTTCTTACCCTGCCCAAGCTGGTACGTCTCCTGAGCACCGAACCTGAAGAGGAAGTTCAGGTGAAGGCCCTGTACGCGGTCTCCTGCATGATACGTCAGAACACGGACGCTTACGGTCAGTTTGAGAAATTAGGAGGGGCATCGCTTTTGAGCCAAGTTGTCTTCCACTGCCAGTACGATAAGCTTCGAACAAAGGCGTGCTTTCTGGTATCCGCCTTGTGCGACCAAGAAGAGTCTTTTAGGATGGCGTTGTTATCGTCAGGGTTTGTGGCAGATGTGACGCGTCTGTTGCCGCAACTCAACTGCACGAGTCGGGAGTACACCCTCAGTACTCTACTGGAGTTGGCCAAGAAGTCACCCGACGCCGTCATGCCGCATTTAGATACGGACTTGGAATGCACTCTGCGTCATTTTCTCGATGAACATGGCGGTATGGACCAGTATGAAGAAGAAGTGGAATATTCGCGAGAGCTGCTTAAAATTATCGCAGGTTCCAAGGCTCCCGCAGCATCGACGTAG
- the LOC135395173 gene encoding alpha-tocopherol transfer protein-like produces the protein MDIIANGSVECPDLTPEMREKAEEELGETPEKRELCLRRLRSLIKDEEALNSRTDDEFLLRFLRTKKFKVEVAFRTLRNYYRHRKESPEIFDGLRPTKLRVVYEAKCQTRLSHKDPLGRPIFVLRIGRWKPSDYDYYQLRAANMLCLEHLVCDPAVQVNGLVCILDCSGWGLQHLVAFPISQVRKTIDLLQDCLPARFKAVHVVHQPSVFNVFFSLAKPFMTSKHISRIHVHGTNMESLHKHIPPSILPEEYGGTDGPFDNTKFCQGLYDKDDFFIQDFTQYGNKT, from the exons ATGGATATTATTGCAAATGGTTCCGTGGAGTGTCCCGACCTGACTCCGGAGATGCGGGAGAAAGCGGAGGAAGAACTGGGTGAAACGCCAGAGAAACGGGAACTCTGCCTCAGGAGACTGCGAAGTCTCATCAAGG ACGAGGAAGCGCTAAACTCAAGGACCGACGACGAGTTCCTGTTGCGGTTCCTGCGCACCAAGAAGTTCAAAGTGGAAGTGGCATTCCGCACCCTGCGAAATTATTACCGCCACCGCAAGGAGTCGCCAGAGATCTTCGATGGACTACGGCCCACTAAGTTGCGCGTTGTGTACGAGGCCAAGTGCCAGACCAGACTCTCGCACAAAGACCCTCTTGGAAGACCTATATTCGTGCTTAGAATTG GGCGATGGAAACCGAGTGATTATGACTACTACCAGCTTCgcgcagccaacatgctgtgctTGGAACATCTGGTGTGTGACCCTGCTGTGCAGGTCAACGGTCTCGTATGCATCCTCGACTGCAGTGGGTGGGGACTTCAACACCTCGTTGCATTTCCCATCTCGCAGGTTCGAAAGACCATCGACCTATTGCAG GACTGTCTCCCTGCTCGGTTCAAGGCAGTGCATGTGGTCCATCAGCCTTCCGTGTTCAACGTTTTTTTCTCCCTTGCAAAGCCCTTCATGACCAGCAAACACATCAGCAGG ATACATGTGCATGGCACAAACATGGAGTCCTTGCACAAGCACATTCCTCCATCCATCTTGCCCGAAGAATACGGCGGCACGGACGGACCTTTCGACAACACAAAGTTCTGCCAGGGTCTTTATGACAAGGACGATTTCTTCATCCAGGACTTCACACAGTACGGGAACAAGACATAG